A DNA window from Streptomyces sp. CA-278952 contains the following coding sequences:
- a CDS encoding MarR family winged helix-turn-helix transcriptional regulator translates to MTATDPALTAIAQSWCALSLLHGKIEARIERALQAGHGLSAREYSLLDVLSRQHNGTGGHLQMKQVADAVVLSQSATTRLVTRLEDRGLLTRYLCDTDRRGIYTDVTEAGLTLLEAARPTNDTALRAALDEAAENPELAPLVTAVEELKVPA, encoded by the coding sequence ATGACAGCGACCGACCCCGCCCTGACCGCCATCGCCCAGAGCTGGTGCGCGCTCTCCCTGCTTCACGGAAAGATCGAGGCCCGGATCGAGCGGGCCCTCCAGGCCGGCCACGGACTCAGCGCCCGCGAGTACTCCTTGCTCGACGTGTTGAGCCGGCAGCACAACGGCACCGGCGGGCATCTCCAGATGAAGCAGGTCGCCGACGCCGTCGTCCTCAGTCAGAGCGCCACCACCCGGCTCGTCACCCGGCTCGAGGACCGGGGGCTGCTGACCCGCTACCTGTGCGACACCGACCGTCGCGGCATCTACACCGACGTCACCGAGGCCGGTCTCACGCTACTGGAGGCCGCCCGGCCGACGAACGACACCGCGCTGCGGGCGGCACTGGACGAGGCGGCGGAGAACCCTGAACTCGCGCCTCTGGTCACGGCCGTCGAAGAGCTGAAGGTCCCGGCCTGA
- a CDS encoding GNAT family N-acetyltransferase: protein MSDLAIRSAVPDDLPAVVAMLADDPLGAQRESPDDLAPYREAFQRLADDPNQHVVVAVREDRVVGTLQLTIVPGLSRRGATRSIIEGVRIHGDERGSGLGTQLIQWAVDESRRQNCQLVQLTSDITREDAHRFYERLGFTASHVGFKLAL from the coding sequence ATGAGTGATCTCGCCATACGATCCGCCGTCCCGGACGACCTGCCCGCTGTGGTCGCGATGCTCGCCGACGACCCTCTGGGTGCACAGCGCGAGTCACCGGACGATCTTGCCCCCTACCGGGAGGCGTTCCAGCGGCTGGCGGACGACCCGAACCAGCACGTGGTCGTCGCCGTGCGCGAGGACCGGGTCGTCGGCACACTACAGCTGACCATCGTCCCGGGGCTGTCCCGCCGCGGCGCGACCCGCTCGATCATCGAAGGGGTCCGCATCCATGGCGACGAGCGCGGCAGCGGCCTCGGCACCCAGCTCATCCAGTGGGCGGTCGACGAATCCCGCCGCCAGAACTGCCAGTTGGTGCAGCTGACCTCGGATATCACCCGCGAAGACGCGCACCGCTTCTACGAGCGGCTCGGCTTCACAGCCAGCCATGTGGGCTTCAAGCTGGCGCTCTGA
- a CDS encoding serine hydrolase domain-containing protein produces the protein MTSSDADLLPSTRRALLHRIAVAQRDGRAPSLVAAVRRQGRTAWSGARTCVVGHAPDADTQYRIGSITKTFTAVLVLRLRDEGLIDLDDPLEKHLPGAGAGAVTVFQLLGHSAGLGAEAPAPWWERTPGGLRPEIADVLGDRPRRHPAGHRHHYSNPGYTLLGSLVEAVRGVSWEEALRREILEPLGMHRTTSGPVAPHAGGWAVHPWADVMLSEPAEDLGIMAPAGQLWSTAADLLRFAAFLTEGDDRVLSASSVQEMRTPAAPAETGGSGYGLGLQIVGGEERVLFGHSGSLPGFVAGLWVSEEDDVAAVVLANVTSGLPAAMVAAELLGIVAEAEPRIPEPWRPLPEVDEELLALTGIWYWGTHPVTLRLTGDRGLQLTPLGGKGRGAAFTYRPDGTWMGQNDYYAGETLRVVRKDDGSVDHLDLGSFVFTRQPYEAGAAVPGGVDAEGWRGLAG, from the coding sequence ATGACTTCCAGCGACGCAGACCTGCTCCCCAGTACCCGACGCGCCCTGCTGCATCGCATCGCCGTCGCCCAGCGGGACGGCCGCGCGCCGTCCCTCGTGGCCGCGGTGCGGCGGCAGGGGCGTACGGCCTGGAGCGGGGCGCGTACGTGCGTCGTGGGGCATGCTCCCGACGCCGATACGCAGTACCGGATCGGTTCGATCACCAAGACGTTCACTGCCGTTCTGGTTCTGCGGCTGCGGGACGAGGGCTTGATCGACCTGGACGACCCTCTGGAGAAGCACCTCCCGGGCGCGGGGGCGGGCGCGGTCACCGTCTTTCAGCTGCTGGGCCACAGCGCGGGGCTGGGCGCCGAAGCACCCGCGCCCTGGTGGGAGCGGACGCCCGGCGGCCTGCGGCCCGAGATCGCCGACGTGCTGGGCGACCGGCCGCGGAGGCATCCGGCCGGTCATCGCCATCACTACTCCAACCCTGGTTACACCCTGCTCGGTTCACTGGTCGAAGCGGTGCGTGGCGTCTCCTGGGAGGAGGCGCTGCGCCGCGAGATCCTGGAGCCACTGGGTATGCACCGCACGACGAGCGGGCCCGTGGCTCCGCACGCGGGCGGCTGGGCCGTCCACCCTTGGGCCGATGTCATGTTGAGCGAACCCGCCGAGGACCTCGGGATCATGGCGCCCGCCGGTCAGCTCTGGTCCACCGCGGCGGACCTCCTGCGGTTCGCCGCCTTTCTGACCGAGGGCGACGACCGCGTCCTGTCGGCCTCCTCGGTACAGGAGATGCGGACGCCCGCCGCACCCGCCGAGACGGGAGGCAGCGGTTACGGTCTCGGACTCCAGATCGTCGGGGGCGAAGAGCGCGTGCTCTTCGGGCATTCGGGATCGCTTCCCGGGTTCGTCGCCGGCCTCTGGGTCAGCGAGGAGGACGACGTGGCCGCGGTCGTTCTCGCCAACGTCACCTCGGGGCTGCCCGCCGCGATGGTGGCCGCCGAGCTCCTGGGGATCGTGGCCGAGGCCGAGCCGCGGATCCCGGAGCCCTGGCGCCCGCTGCCCGAGGTGGACGAAGAGCTGCTGGCGCTGACCGGGATCTGGTACTGGGGCACCCACCCGGTCACGCTGAGGCTCACGGGGGACCGGGGCCTGCAGCTCACACCGCTGGGGGGCAAGGGACGAGGCGCGGCCTTTACGTACCGCCCGGACGGCACCTGGATGGGCCAGAACGACTACTACGCGGGGGAGACCCTGCGCGTCGTGCGCAAGGACGACGGCTCGGTGGACCACCTCGACCTCGGCTCGTTCGTCTTCACCCGGCAGCCGTACGAGGCCGGCGCGGCCGTTCCCGGCGGCGTGGACGCGGAGGGCTGGCGCGGGCTCGCCGGCTGA
- the argG gene encoding argininosuccinate synthase, translating into MSKVLTSLPIGERVGIAFSGGLDTSVAVAWMRDKGAVPCTYTADIGQYDEPDIASVPGRASTYGAEIARLVDCRAALVEEGLAALTCGAFHIRSGGRAYFNTTPLGRAVTGTLLVRAMLEDDVQIWGDGSTFKGNDIERFYRYGLLANPHLRIYKPWLDADFVSELGGRKEMSEWLIAHELPYRDSSEKAYSTDANIWGATHEAKTLEHLDAGIETVEPIMGVRFWDPAVEIAAETVTIGFEQGRPVTINGKEFATPVDLVMEANAIGGRHGMGMSDQIENRVIEAKSRGIYEAPGMALLHVVYERLVNAIHNEDTLDNYYNEGRRLGRLMYEGRWLDPQALMIRESLQRWVGTAVTGEVTLRLRRGDDYSILDTDGPAFSYHPDKLSMERTEDSAFGPVDRIGQLTMRNLDIADSRAKLEQYAGLGMVGSTHPALIGAAQAASTGLIGAMPQGGAEVIASRGRVSGGDEMLDHAAMEFGTD; encoded by the coding sequence ATGTCTAAGGTTCTCACCTCCCTGCCCATCGGCGAGCGTGTCGGCATCGCCTTCTCCGGCGGTCTCGACACATCGGTCGCCGTCGCGTGGATGCGCGACAAGGGTGCCGTCCCGTGCACCTACACGGCCGACATCGGCCAGTACGACGAGCCGGACATCGCCTCGGTGCCCGGGCGCGCGTCGACGTACGGTGCCGAGATCGCCCGCCTGGTCGACTGCCGTGCGGCGCTGGTCGAGGAGGGACTGGCCGCGCTCACCTGTGGCGCGTTCCACATCCGGTCGGGTGGGCGCGCCTACTTCAACACCACGCCGCTCGGCCGTGCCGTCACGGGCACCCTGCTGGTCCGGGCGATGCTGGAGGACGACGTACAGATCTGGGGCGACGGGTCGACGTTCAAGGGCAACGACATCGAGCGGTTCTACCGCTACGGGCTGCTCGCCAACCCTCATCTGCGGATCTACAAGCCGTGGCTGGACGCGGACTTCGTTTCCGAGCTCGGCGGCCGCAAGGAGATGTCGGAGTGGCTGATCGCCCACGAGCTGCCCTACCGCGACAGCAGCGAGAAGGCGTACTCGACCGATGCCAACATCTGGGGCGCCACCCATGAGGCCAAGACTCTGGAGCACCTCGACGCCGGCATCGAGACCGTGGAGCCGATCATGGGCGTGCGGTTCTGGGACCCCGCGGTGGAGATCGCTGCCGAGACCGTGACGATCGGCTTCGAACAGGGCCGCCCGGTGACGATCAACGGCAAGGAGTTCGCCACCCCGGTCGACCTGGTGATGGAGGCGAACGCGATCGGTGGACGGCACGGCATGGGCATGTCCGACCAGATCGAGAACCGGGTGATCGAGGCGAAGAGCCGCGGCATCTACGAGGCGCCGGGGATGGCGCTGCTGCACGTGGTGTACGAGCGGCTGGTCAACGCGATCCACAACGAGGACACCCTGGACAACTACTACAACGAGGGGCGGCGGCTCGGCCGGCTGATGTACGAGGGCCGCTGGCTCGACCCGCAGGCGCTGATGATCCGCGAGTCGCTGCAGCGCTGGGTGGGCACGGCGGTCACCGGAGAGGTGACCCTGCGGCTGCGGCGCGGCGACGACTACTCCATCCTGGACACCGACGGACCGGCTTTCAGTTACCACCCGGACAAGCTGTCGATGGAGCGCACCGAGGACTCCGCGTTCGGTCCGGTGGACCGGATCGGCCAGCTCACGATGCGCAACCTCGACATCGCCGACTCGCGAGCCAAGCTCGAGCAGTACGCCGGCCTCGGCATGGTCGGATCGACCCACCCCGCCCTCATCGGCGCCGCTCAGGCGGCCTCGACCGGGCTGATCGGCGCGATGCCGCAGGGCGGCGCCGAGGTCATCGCCTCACGTGGCAGGGTGTCCGGTGGCGACGAGATGCTCGACCACGCCGCGATGGAGTTCGGCACCGACTGA
- a CDS encoding dienelactone hydrolase family protein, producing the protein MQISTADGLADAFAVYPEHGGRHPGVLMYPDAFGIRPVLREMARELAGHGYYVLVPNFFYRNGSTPVVDLPEHIGEEDRPALIGRLMPLIEAHTAERVARDADAYLTFLSAQPEVDAGPVAVTGYCIGGLLATRTAAARPGQVAAVAAFHAPVAADGPDSLRGITAEVHFGHAATDITPEALGELNGFLDTAGVGYTSEIYPGTVHGFTMSDTDSFDPAGLRRHWDRLLPLLARTLTDA; encoded by the coding sequence GTGCAGATCTCCACCGCGGACGGCCTGGCCGACGCCTTCGCCGTCTACCCCGAACACGGCGGCCGGCACCCAGGGGTGCTGATGTACCCGGACGCCTTCGGCATCCGTCCCGTACTGCGGGAGATGGCCCGTGAACTGGCCGGGCACGGCTACTACGTGCTCGTCCCCAACTTCTTCTACCGCAACGGGTCGACACCGGTCGTCGATCTTCCCGAGCACATCGGAGAAGAGGACCGACCCGCTCTCATCGGCCGGCTGATGCCCTTGATCGAGGCACACACCGCCGAACGCGTCGCGCGCGACGCCGACGCCTACCTCACGTTCCTCTCGGCCCAGCCCGAGGTGGACGCCGGGCCGGTCGCGGTGACCGGTTACTGCATCGGCGGCCTCCTGGCGACCCGTACCGCCGCGGCCCGCCCCGGACAGGTGGCCGCCGTCGCCGCGTTCCACGCTCCCGTCGCCGCCGACGGACCCGACAGCCTGCGCGGCATCACCGCCGAGGTCCACTTCGGCCACGCGGCGACGGACATCACGCCCGAGGCACTCGGCGAGCTCAACGGGTTCCTGGACACCGCGGGCGTCGGCTACACCTCCGAGATCTACCCCGGCACCGTCCACGGCTTCACCATGTCCGACACCGACTCCTTCGACCCGGCCGGACTGCGGCGCCACTGGGACCGCCTGCTTCCCCTCCTCGCCCGCACCCTGACGGACGCCTGA
- the dnaB gene encoding replicative DNA helicase, with protein MSIPEPLDDPWTETGPGDRLPVSRQRRGDRKGREDRHDRGSDEAWEGGSPGFERVPPQDLDAEQSVLGGMLLSKDAIADVVEIIKGHDFYRPAHETVYTAILDLYAKGEPADPITVAAELVKRGEITKVGGAPYLHTLVQSVPTAANASYYAEIVHERAVLRRLVEAGTKITQMGYAADGDVDEIVNSAQAEIYAVTEQRTSEDYLPLGDIMEGALDEIEAIGSRSGEMTGVPTGFTDLDALTNGMHPGQMIVIAARPAMGKSTLALDFARAASIKNNLPSVIFSLEMGRNEIAMRLLSAEARVALHHMRSGTMTDEDWTRLARRMPEVSAAPLYIDDSPNLSMMEIRAKCRRLKQRNDIKLVIIDYLQLMQAGGSKRSESRQQEVSDMSRNLKLLAKELEVPVIALSQLNRGPEQRTDKKPMVSDLRESGSIEQDADMVILLHREDAYEKESPRAGEADIIVGKHRNGPTATITVAFQGHYSRFVDMAQT; from the coding sequence GTGAGCATTCCCGAGCCTTTGGACGACCCCTGGACCGAGACCGGTCCCGGGGACCGTCTGCCCGTCTCCCGTCAGCGTCGGGGGGACCGCAAGGGGCGTGAGGACCGCCACGACCGCGGCTCGGACGAGGCCTGGGAAGGCGGCTCTCCCGGGTTCGAGCGGGTGCCGCCCCAGGATCTCGACGCCGAGCAGTCCGTCCTCGGCGGCATGCTGCTGTCCAAGGACGCCATCGCGGACGTCGTGGAGATCATCAAGGGGCACGACTTCTACCGCCCCGCCCACGAGACCGTCTACACGGCGATCCTCGACCTCTACGCCAAGGGCGAGCCGGCCGACCCGATCACGGTCGCCGCCGAGCTGGTCAAACGCGGAGAGATCACCAAGGTCGGCGGAGCACCGTATCTGCACACCCTGGTGCAGTCCGTGCCCACCGCGGCCAACGCCTCGTACTACGCGGAGATCGTCCACGAGCGGGCGGTGCTCAGACGGCTGGTCGAGGCAGGCACGAAGATCACACAGATGGGATACGCGGCCGACGGGGACGTCGACGAGATCGTCAACTCCGCGCAGGCCGAGATCTACGCGGTCACCGAGCAGCGCACCAGCGAGGACTACCTCCCTCTCGGCGACATCATGGAGGGCGCGCTCGACGAGATCGAGGCCATCGGGTCGCGCAGCGGCGAGATGACCGGTGTGCCGACGGGCTTCACGGACCTCGACGCCTTGACGAACGGCATGCACCCCGGACAGATGATCGTCATCGCGGCCCGCCCCGCCATGGGTAAGTCCACGCTGGCGCTGGACTTCGCGCGCGCCGCGTCGATCAAGAACAACCTGCCCAGCGTCATCTTCTCCCTCGAGATGGGGCGCAATGAGATCGCGATGCGTCTGCTGTCGGCCGAGGCGCGGGTGGCCCTGCACCACATGCGGTCCGGCACGATGACGGACGAGGACTGGACGCGGCTCGCCCGACGGATGCCCGAGGTCTCGGCCGCTCCGCTGTACATCGACGACTCCCCCAACCTGTCGATGATGGAGATCCGCGCGAAGTGCCGCCGGCTCAAGCAGCGCAACGACATCAAGCTCGTGATCATCGACTATCTGCAGCTGATGCAGGCCGGTGGATCGAAGCGTTCCGAGAGCCGTCAGCAGGAGGTCTCGGACATGTCCCGAAACCTCAAGCTGCTGGCCAAGGAGCTGGAAGTGCCGGTGATCGCTCTCTCGCAGCTGAACCGTGGACCCGAGCAGCGCACGGACAAGAAGCCGATGGTGTCCGACCTGCGTGAGTCCGGTTCCATCGAGCAGGACGCCGACATGGTCATCCTGCTCCACCGCGAGGACGCGTACGAGAAGGAGTCTCCGCGCGCGGGCGAGGCCGACATCATCGTCGGCAAGCACCGTAACGGCCCGACGGCCACCATCACCGTGGCCTTCCAGGGGCACTACTCCCGTTTCGTGGACATGGCGCAGACCTGA
- a CDS encoding MATE family efflux transporter, translating to MTKAPATPKNGRRRHDREIIALAVPAFGALVAEPLFVMVDSAVVGHLGTPQLAGLGIAAALLMTAVSIFVFLAYATTAAVARRVGAGDLPAAIRQGMDGIWLALLLGAAVVALAIPTAPWLVDIFGASDTAAPYAITYLRISILGIPAMLVVLAATGVLRGLQDTRTPLYVAIGGFTVNAALNVTLVYGAGLGIAGSAWGTVIAQVGMAAAYLVVVIRGARRHNASLRPDVAGIRASARAGVPLLIRTLSLRAVLMIATAVAARLGDVDIAAHQIILSLWSLTAFALDAIAIAGQAIIGRYLGANDEKGAREACRRMVEWGIGCGIVLGLLIVLARPLFIPLFTSDPSVQDTLLPALLVVAVSQPIAGVVFVLDGVLMGAGDGRYLAWAMLVTLAAFAPVALLVPSLGGGLTALWWAMTLMMAVRLITLWLRTRSGRWIVTGATR from the coding sequence ATGACCAAGGCCCCCGCGACCCCGAAGAACGGCCGCCGACGGCACGACCGCGAGATCATCGCTCTCGCCGTCCCGGCCTTCGGCGCACTCGTCGCCGAGCCCCTGTTCGTGATGGTCGACAGCGCCGTCGTCGGCCACCTCGGCACCCCGCAACTGGCCGGCCTCGGCATCGCCGCAGCCCTCCTGATGACGGCCGTGAGCATCTTCGTCTTCCTCGCCTACGCGACCACGGCGGCCGTCGCCCGCCGCGTGGGGGCGGGCGATCTCCCCGCCGCCATCCGCCAGGGCATGGACGGCATCTGGCTCGCCCTGCTGCTCGGAGCGGCCGTCGTCGCCCTCGCGATCCCGACGGCCCCGTGGCTCGTCGACATCTTCGGCGCGTCCGACACCGCGGCTCCGTACGCCATCACGTACCTGAGGATCTCCATCCTCGGCATCCCGGCCATGCTCGTCGTGCTCGCCGCCACCGGCGTACTGCGCGGCCTCCAGGACACCCGCACCCCGCTGTACGTCGCCATCGGCGGTTTCACGGTGAACGCCGCCCTCAATGTGACCCTCGTCTACGGTGCCGGGCTCGGCATCGCCGGATCCGCCTGGGGAACGGTGATCGCCCAGGTCGGTATGGCCGCCGCCTATCTCGTCGTGGTGATCCGCGGAGCCCGAAGGCACAACGCCTCCCTGCGCCCCGACGTGGCCGGCATCAGGGCCAGCGCACGGGCCGGCGTGCCTCTGCTGATCCGGACCCTGTCCCTGCGCGCCGTCCTGATGATCGCCACCGCCGTCGCCGCCCGGCTGGGAGACGTCGACATCGCCGCCCACCAGATCATCCTCTCCCTCTGGAGTCTCACAGCCTTCGCACTCGACGCCATCGCCATCGCCGGGCAGGCGATCATCGGCCGCTACCTGGGGGCGAACGACGAGAAGGGCGCCCGCGAGGCCTGCCGCCGCATGGTCGAGTGGGGTATCGGTTGCGGCATCGTGCTCGGCCTCCTGATCGTGCTCGCCCGGCCTCTGTTCATCCCGCTCTTCACCAGCGACCCCTCGGTGCAGGACACCCTGCTCCCCGCGCTCCTGGTCGTGGCGGTCTCCCAGCCGATCGCCGGCGTGGTCTTCGTCCTGGACGGCGTCCTGATGGGTGCCGGCGACGGACGCTATCTCGCCTGGGCGATGCTGGTGACGCTCGCCGCCTTCGCGCCCGTCGCGCTCCTGGTGCCCTCGCTCGGCGGCGGGCTCACCGCGCTCTGGTGGGCAATGACGCTGATGATGGCCGTCCGCCTCATCACGCTCTGGCTGCGTACGCGGTCGGGCCGGTGGATCGTCACCGGAGCCACGCGCTGA
- the rplI gene encoding 50S ribosomal protein L9: MKIILTHEVSGLGTAGDVVDVKDGYARNYLVPRGFAIRWTKGGEKDVAQIRRARKIHEIATIEQANEIKAKLEGVKVRLAVRSGDAGRLFGSVTPADVAAAIKAAGGPDVDKRRVELGSPIKTLGGHQVSVRLHPEVAAKLGVEVVAA, from the coding sequence ATGAAGATCATCCTCACCCACGAGGTCTCCGGCCTCGGCACCGCCGGCGACGTCGTCGACGTCAAGGACGGGTACGCCCGTAACTACCTGGTTCCGCGTGGCTTCGCCATTCGCTGGACCAAGGGCGGCGAGAAGGACGTGGCGCAGATCCGCCGCGCCCGCAAGATCCACGAGATCGCGACGATCGAGCAGGCCAACGAGATCAAGGCCAAGCTCGAGGGCGTGAAGGTCCGTCTGGCTGTTCGCTCCGGCGACGCCGGCCGTCTCTTCGGCTCGGTCACCCCGGCTGACGTCGCTGCGGCGATCAAGGCCGCCGGTGGTCCCGACGTCGACAAGCGTCGCGTCGAGCTCGGCTCGCCGATCAAGACGCTCGGCGGACACCAGGTGTCCGTCCGTCTGCACCCCGAGGTCGCAGCGAAGCTCGGCGTCGAGGTCGTTGCTGCCTAA
- the rpsR gene encoding 30S ribosomal protein S18: MAKPPVRKPKKKVCAFCKDKTQYVDYKDTNMLRKFISDRGKIRARRVTGNCTQHQRDVATAVKNSREMALLPYTSTAR, encoded by the coding sequence ATGGCGAAGCCGCCTGTGCGCAAGCCTAAGAAGAAGGTCTGCGCGTTCTGCAAGGACAAGACCCAGTACGTGGACTACAAGGACACGAACATGCTGCGGAAGTTCATTTCCGACCGCGGCAAGATCCGTGCCCGCCGCGTCACCGGCAACTGCACGCAGCACCAGCGTGACGTCGCCACGGCTGTCAAGAACAGCCGTGAGATGGCGCTGCTGCCCTACACGTCCACCGCGCGATAA
- a CDS encoding single-stranded DNA-binding protein produces the protein MAGETVITVVGNLVDDPELRFTPSGAAVAKFRVASTPRIFDRQTNEWKDGEGLFLTCSVWRQAAENVAESLQRGMRVVVQGRLKQRSYEDREGVKRTVYELDVEEVGPSLKNATAKVTKTTGRSGQGGQGGYGGGQQGGGNWGGGPGGGGQQGGGGAPADDPWATGAPAGGQGGGGQQGGGGGWGGSSGGSGGSGGSGGASGGGYSDEPPF, from the coding sequence ATGGCAGGCGAGACCGTCATCACGGTCGTCGGCAATCTCGTCGACGACCCCGAGCTGCGCTTCACCCCGTCCGGTGCGGCGGTCGCGAAGTTCCGTGTCGCGTCCACTCCCCGCATCTTCGACCGGCAGACCAATGAGTGGAAGGACGGCGAAGGCCTGTTCCTCACCTGCTCGGTCTGGCGTCAGGCGGCGGAGAACGTCGCGGAGTCGCTTCAGCGAGGCATGCGCGTCGTCGTGCAGGGCCGGCTGAAGCAGCGGTCCTACGAGGACCGTGAGGGCGTCAAGCGCACGGTCTACGAGCTGGACGTCGAGGAAGTCGGCCCCAGCCTCAAGAACGCCACGGCCAAGGTCACCAAGACCACCGGTCGCAGTGGCCAGGGCGGCCAGGGTGGATACGGCGGCGGCCAGCAGGGCGGCGGCAACTGGGGCGGCGGTCCCGGTGGCGGTGGCCAGCAGGGCGGCGGCGGTGCACCCGCCGACGACCCGTGGGCGACCGGCGCGCCGGCAGGCGGCCAGGGCGGCGGGGGACAGCAGGGCGGCGGAGGCGGCTGGGGCGGAAGCTCCGGCGGTTCCGGCGGTTCTGGTGGTTCTGGCGGTGCCTCTGGCGGCGGCTACTCGGACGAGCCTCCCTTCTAG
- the rpsF gene encoding 30S ribosomal protein S6 encodes MRHYEVMVILDPDLEERAVSPLIENFLSVVREGDGKVEKVDTWGRRRLAYEIKKKPEGIYSVIDLQAEPAVVKELDRQMNLNESVLRTKVLRPEIH; translated from the coding sequence ATGCGTCACTACGAGGTGATGGTCATCCTCGACCCCGATCTCGAGGAGCGAGCAGTCTCCCCGCTGATCGAGAACTTCCTCTCCGTCGTCCGTGAGGGCGATGGAAAGGTGGAGAAGGTCGACACCTGGGGCCGTCGTCGGCTCGCCTACGAGATCAAGAAGAAGCCCGAGGGCATCTACTCGGTCATCGACCTGCAGGCCGAGCCTGCGGTCGTCAAGGAGCTCGACCGCCAGATGAACCTGAACGAGTCGGTCCTCCGGACCAAGGTCCTCCGTCCCGAGATCCACTGA
- a CDS encoding lipid II:glycine glycyltransferase FemX, which yields MSLTLRTISREQHLAYIQSLPSASHCQVPAWADVKTEWRSENLGWFDKNGEIVGAGLVLYRQLPKIKRYLAYLPEGPVINWYAPNLDDWLQPMLAHLKQQGAFSVKMGPPVVIRRWDSAAIKSGIQDPDVKRLRDVEATHIEPRAFEVSDRLRKMGWQQGEDGGAGFGDVQPRYVFQVPLANRSLEDVLKGFNQLWRRNIKKADKAGVEVVQGGYEDLAEWQRLYEITAVRDHFRPRPLSYFQRMWTVLNSEDPNRMRLYFARHNGVNLSAATMLVVGGHVWYSYGASDNIGREVRPSNAMQWRMLRDSYAMGATVYDLRGISDSLDETDHLFGLIQFKVGTGGEAVEYVGEWDFPLNKLLHKALDIYMSRR from the coding sequence ATGAGCCTGACCCTGAGGACCATCAGCCGAGAACAGCATCTGGCGTACATCCAGAGCCTGCCCTCGGCCAGTCACTGCCAGGTCCCGGCGTGGGCTGATGTGAAGACCGAATGGCGTTCGGAGAACCTGGGCTGGTTCGACAAGAACGGCGAGATCGTCGGCGCCGGCCTCGTCCTGTACCGCCAGCTGCCCAAGATCAAGCGCTACTTGGCGTACCTCCCCGAAGGCCCGGTCATCAACTGGTACGCACCGAACCTGGACGACTGGCTCCAGCCGATGCTCGCGCACCTCAAGCAGCAGGGCGCCTTCTCCGTGAAGATGGGCCCGCCGGTGGTCATCCGCCGCTGGGACTCGGCGGCCATCAAGTCCGGCATCCAGGACCCCGACGTGAAGCGCCTGCGTGACGTCGAGGCCACGCACATCGAGCCGCGCGCCTTCGAGGTCTCCGACCGGCTGCGGAAGATGGGCTGGCAGCAGGGCGAGGACGGCGGGGCCGGATTCGGTGACGTACAGCCCCGCTACGTCTTCCAGGTGCCGCTGGCCAACCGCTCGCTCGAGGACGTCCTCAAGGGCTTCAACCAGCTGTGGCGCCGCAACATCAAGAAGGCCGACAAGGCCGGCGTCGAGGTCGTCCAGGGCGGCTACGAGGACCTGGCCGAGTGGCAGCGGCTCTACGAGATCACCGCCGTGCGCGACCACTTCCGGCCGCGCCCGCTCTCGTACTTCCAGCGCATGTGGACCGTCCTCAACTCCGAGGACCCCAACCGGATGCGCCTCTACTTCGCCCGGCACAACGGCGTGAACCTCTCCGCGGCCACGATGCTCGTCGTGGGCGGCCACGTCTGGTACTCCTACGGCGCCTCCGACAACATCGGGCGCGAGGTCCGGCCGTCGAACGCGATGCAGTGGCGCATGCTGCGCGACAGTTACGCGATGGGCGCGACCGTCTACGACCTGCGCGGGATCAGTGACTCGCTGGACGAGACCGACCATCTCTTCGGCCTGATCCAGTTCAAGGTCGGCACGGGTGGCGAGGCCGTCGAGTACGTCGGCGAGTGGGACTTCCCGCTCAACAAGCTGCTCCACAAGGCGCTCGACATCTATATGTCGCGCCGCTGA